The following coding sequences lie in one Halorarum halophilum genomic window:
- the menD gene encoding 2-succinyl-5-enolpyruvyl-6-hydroxy-3-cyclohexene-1-carboxylic-acid synthase — translation MTGRAPNRNVLWARALVAELHEAGVRAVCLCPGSRSTPLTVAFDEHPEVRTFSHLDERSAAYFALGRARRTGEVTPVVCTSGTAAANFHPAVIEADASRVPMLLLTADRPPELRDSGANQTIDQEKLYGDAVRWYKDVAEPEAEPRKLRSLRTTAARAVAKAEGTPAGPVHLNLPFRKPLEPVHVEGDVPDDLPALAAEGRDGAFVTTTLGHVVPDDVDVRTVARALEAERGLIIAGPADAPGPDPEAITALAHATGFPLLADPLSGLRFGSPTRVAPVLGGYDGFLAGEGVADWPAPEVVLRFGASPTSKPLREYLAGSGARQLLVDPAADWREAEFAATDLVVADPSRLAAVVARHVSGPSSAAWRDRWEAAESAHWDAVEAEGEPFEGRVLADVAELAPEPATVFVSNSMPVRDADRFAKPRAKGLTMLGNRGASGIDGIVSSALGAGSATTDDLTLVTGDLAYYHDMNGLLALSRCDVDATIVCVNNDGGGIFHMLPIESFDPPFTSQFKTPHGLDFAHSEGLYDLEFTRIEGDDREGFRDAYAGSVASEGTEVIEVTTDAEASHRVRERLADDVSERIAGLD, via the coding sequence ATGACCGGACGAGCGCCCAACCGGAACGTCCTGTGGGCCCGCGCCCTCGTGGCGGAACTCCACGAGGCGGGGGTCCGCGCAGTCTGTCTCTGCCCGGGCTCCCGCTCGACGCCGCTGACCGTCGCGTTCGACGAGCACCCGGAGGTCCGAACGTTCTCGCACCTCGACGAGCGCTCGGCCGCCTACTTCGCCCTCGGCCGCGCGCGCCGGACCGGCGAGGTGACCCCCGTCGTCTGCACCTCCGGCACCGCGGCGGCGAACTTCCACCCCGCGGTCATCGAGGCCGACGCGAGCCGAGTGCCGATGCTGCTGCTCACAGCGGACCGCCCGCCCGAACTCCGCGACTCGGGCGCGAACCAGACCATCGACCAGGAGAAGTTGTACGGCGACGCTGTACGGTGGTACAAGGACGTCGCGGAACCGGAGGCCGAGCCGCGAAAGCTCCGCTCGCTCAGAACCACCGCCGCCCGCGCAGTGGCGAAGGCCGAGGGCACGCCCGCCGGTCCGGTCCACCTTAACCTCCCGTTCCGCAAGCCGCTCGAACCCGTCCACGTCGAGGGCGACGTCCCTGACGACCTCCCGGCGCTCGCCGCCGAGGGCCGCGACGGCGCCTTCGTCACCACCACCCTCGGCCACGTCGTCCCCGACGACGTCGACGTGCGGACGGTCGCGCGGGCACTGGAAGCGGAGCGTGGGCTCATCATCGCCGGGCCCGCTGACGCGCCCGGACCCGACCCCGAGGCGATCACCGCGCTCGCCCACGCCACCGGCTTCCCGCTGCTCGCCGACCCGCTCTCCGGGCTCCGGTTCGGCTCGCCGACCCGCGTGGCCCCCGTGCTCGGCGGGTACGACGGGTTCCTCGCCGGCGAGGGCGTCGCCGACTGGCCCGCCCCCGAGGTCGTCCTCCGGTTCGGCGCCTCGCCAACCTCCAAACCGCTCCGGGAGTACCTCGCCGGATCCGGTGCGAGACAGCTCCTCGTCGACCCCGCCGCCGACTGGCGCGAGGCGGAGTTCGCGGCGACCGACCTCGTCGTCGCCGACCCCTCGCGGCTCGCCGCCGTGGTCGCCCGCCACGTCTCCGGGCCGTCCTCCGCGGCCTGGCGCGACCGCTGGGAGGCGGCGGAGTCGGCCCACTGGGACGCCGTCGAGGCGGAGGGGGAGCCGTTCGAGGGTCGCGTGCTGGCCGACGTGGCGGAGCTGGCGCCCGAACCCGCGACCGTATTCGTCTCGAACTCGATGCCCGTGCGCGACGCGGACCGTTTCGCGAAACCGCGGGCCAAGGGGCTGACGATGCTCGGCAATCGGGGCGCGTCGGGCATCGACGGCATCGTCTCCTCGGCGCTCGGCGCCGGGTCCGCGACGACCGACGACCTGACGCTGGTGACCGGCGACCTCGCGTACTACCACGACATGAACGGCCTGCTGGCGCTCTCGCGGTGCGACGTCGACGCGACGATCGTCTGCGTCAACAACGACGGCGGCGGCATCTTCCACATGCTCCCCATCGAGTCGTTTGACCCGCCGTTCACGAGCCAGTTCAAGACGCCCCACGGGCTCGACTTCGCCCACTCGGAGGGGCTGTACGACCTCGAGTTCACGCGGATCGAAGGGGACGACCGGGAGGGGTTCCGCGACGCCTACGCCGGGTCCGTCGCGAGCGAGGGGACCGAGGTGATCGAGGTGACGACCGACGCGGAGGCGAGCCACCGGGTGCGCGAACGGCTGGCCGACGACGTATCCGAGCGGATCGCCGGGCTCGACTAA
- a CDS encoding DUF4112 domain-containing protein → MSHEPAVAGRVARARRLAELLDSSIRVPGLGIRVGLDPVLGLVPVVGDLLTAALSLFIVVEAYRLGADRATLARMLAHVAVDATAGSVPVVGDLFDATWKANVRNADLLERAVAPE, encoded by the coding sequence GTGTCCCACGAGCCAGCGGTTGCAGGACGAGTCGCCCGCGCCCGCCGGCTCGCCGAACTGCTCGACTCCTCCATCCGCGTCCCCGGCCTCGGGATCCGCGTCGGCCTCGATCCGGTTCTCGGACTCGTCCCCGTCGTAGGTGATCTCCTCACCGCCGCCCTGTCGCTTTTCATCGTCGTCGAAGCGTACCGCCTCGGCGCCGACCGGGCCACGCTCGCTCGGATGCTCGCGCACGTCGCCGTCGACGCGACCGCCGGGAGCGTGCCGGTGGTCGGCGACCTCTTCGACGCCACCTGGAAGGCGAACGTGCGGAACGCCGACCTGCTCGAACGCGCGGTCGCCCCCGAGTGA
- a CDS encoding UPF0058 family protein, producing the protein MHKDELLELHEQMVTIMDHFSGRDDVDEEMFEPYHQLGVDPSHVHKSKSEHKHAVFVLGNALASAMSEDEFSNAGRVGKRMEELAEDAESKL; encoded by the coding sequence ATGCACAAGGACGAACTCCTCGAACTCCACGAGCAGATGGTCACCATCATGGACCACTTCAGCGGCCGCGACGACGTCGACGAGGAGATGTTCGAACCGTACCACCAGCTCGGGGTGGACCCCTCGCACGTCCACAAGTCCAAGAGCGAACACAAGCACGCCGTGTTCGTGCTCGGCAACGCCCTCGCCTCGGCGATGTCCGAGGACGAGTTCTCCAACGCCGGCCGCGTCGGCAAGCGGATGGAGGAGCTCGCCGAGGACGCCGAGTCCAAACTATAG
- a CDS encoding ribbon-helix-helix domain-containing protein, with translation MPKVEITIPEHLEMQIAQMVEQGEFVNREEAIEELISTGMKAYKTSGPQDDDTEPGFEDDGMMGHEDEYVF, from the coding sequence ATGCCCAAAGTCGAAATCACCATCCCGGAGCATTTGGAGATGCAGATCGCCCAGATGGTCGAACAGGGCGAGTTCGTCAATCGGGAGGAGGCGATCGAGGAGCTCATCTCGACCGGGATGAAGGCGTACAAGACGAGCGGACCGCAGGACGACGACACCGAGCCCGGGTTCGAGGACGACGGGATGATGGGCCACGAGGACGAGTACGTCTTCTAA
- a CDS encoding sulfite oxidase-like oxidoreductase has product MTTDVTDLHEEFGGERLPPGQRETERFPVLSKSGTPGWNPATWEFEVWGAVDEPLSYTYDEFTDLPAETQVQDFHCVTGWSKFDCEFAGVTFPELAGRAGVDDDAVHVMFHALDGYTTNLPLDDCTREEVLFVYEYDGDPLPEDHGGPLRVVTPHKYAYKGAKWVTGVEFLTEAERGYWEKRGYSNTANPWQEERYS; this is encoded by the coding sequence ATGACCACGGACGTCACCGACCTCCACGAGGAGTTCGGCGGGGAGCGACTCCCGCCCGGCCAGCGCGAGACCGAGCGGTTCCCCGTGCTCTCGAAGTCGGGGACGCCGGGCTGGAACCCCGCGACATGGGAGTTCGAGGTCTGGGGGGCCGTCGACGAGCCGCTGTCGTACACGTACGACGAGTTCACCGACCTGCCCGCGGAGACCCAGGTGCAGGACTTTCACTGCGTCACCGGCTGGTCGAAGTTCGACTGCGAGTTCGCGGGCGTCACGTTCCCCGAACTCGCCGGGCGCGCCGGCGTCGACGACGACGCCGTCCACGTCATGTTCCACGCCCTCGACGGCTACACGACGAACCTCCCGCTCGACGACTGCACGCGCGAGGAGGTGCTGTTCGTGTACGAGTACGACGGCGACCCGCTCCCCGAGGACCACGGCGGACCCCTCCGCGTGGTGACCCCGCACAAGTACGCGTACAAGGGGGCGAAGTGGGTGACCGGCGTGGAGTTCCTCACGGAAGCCGAGCGCGGCTACTGGGAGAAGCGCGGCTACTCGAACACCGCGAACCCGTGGCAAGAGGAGCGGTACAGCTGA
- a CDS encoding isochorismate synthase encodes MNPPEREALASTRPAADATLVSRSREVDDVSFRAFLAARDAPRVHWASPGGLELVGGGAAARIAATGRDRFDALRADAATVFERVDHDGPHETRPRMLGGLSFDADHEPAGTWRGFPAASFVLPAVQLTRTDAGTWLTVSRYDEGTATDSVGTVESALDDAETALDSLPMMRPSGGRPGVTGTRWRPPKAEWTAQVEDVIERIRDGGLLKVVLASALDVELADDVDIPDVLERLRRTYPECYRFLVQPAGGDAFFGPPPERLVKLDGREVRTEALAGSMPRGDTPEEDADHARSLLESEKIGHEQGLVADTIIEQLEAFGTVREGERGVRKLTNIQHLETPIEADLDGDEHVLTLVEALHPTPAMGGLPLQDALATIRETESFDRGWYASPVGWFDGDGDGEFAVGIRSGVAGGSRATLFAGNGIVADSDPDDEWDELQPKVRPIMDELESESGAGSND; translated from the coding sequence ATGAACCCTCCGGAGCGCGAGGCGCTGGCGTCGACCCGACCCGCCGCCGACGCCACGCTCGTCAGCCGGAGCCGCGAGGTCGACGACGTCTCCTTCCGCGCGTTCCTGGCCGCTCGTGACGCACCGCGGGTCCACTGGGCCTCGCCGGGCGGGCTGGAACTCGTCGGCGGCGGCGCGGCGGCGCGGATCGCGGCGACGGGTCGGGACCGCTTCGACGCCCTCCGTGCGGACGCCGCGACCGTCTTCGAGCGCGTCGACCACGACGGCCCGCACGAGACGCGCCCGCGGATGCTCGGCGGCCTCTCGTTCGACGCGGACCACGAGCCGGCCGGCACCTGGCGCGGCTTCCCGGCCGCCTCGTTCGTCCTGCCGGCCGTGCAACTCACCCGGACCGACGCGGGGACGTGGCTCACCGTCAGCCGCTACGACGAGGGGACGGCCACCGACTCGGTCGGGACGGTCGAGTCCGCGCTGGACGACGCCGAGACCGCGCTCGACTCCCTGCCGATGATGCGCCCGAGCGGCGGGCGACCGGGCGTGACCGGGACGCGGTGGCGGCCGCCGAAGGCCGAGTGGACCGCGCAGGTGGAGGACGTGATCGAGCGCATCCGGGACGGCGGACTGTTGAAGGTCGTGCTCGCCAGCGCGCTCGACGTCGAACTCGCCGACGACGTCGACATCCCGGACGTGCTCGAGCGCCTCCGCCGCACGTACCCCGAGTGCTACCGCTTCCTCGTCCAGCCGGCGGGGGGTGACGCCTTCTTCGGCCCGCCGCCCGAACGCCTGGTGAAGCTCGACGGCCGGGAGGTCCGGACCGAGGCGCTCGCGGGGTCGATGCCCCGGGGCGACACGCCGGAGGAGGACGCCGACCACGCACGGTCGCTGTTGGAGAGCGAAAAGATCGGACACGAGCAGGGGCTCGTCGCCGACACGATCATCGAGCAGCTCGAGGCGTTCGGGACGGTCCGCGAGGGCGAGCGCGGCGTCCGGAAGCTCACGAACATCCAGCACCTCGAAACGCCCATCGAGGCCGACCTCGACGGCGACGAGCACGTCCTGACGCTCGTCGAGGCGCTCCACCCGACGCCCGCGATGGGCGGGCTCCCGCTCCAGGACGCCCTCGCGACCATCCGCGAGACGGAGTCGTTCGATCGGGGCTGGTACGCCTCACCGGTCGGCTGGTTCGACGGGGACGGCGACGGCGAGTTCGCGGTGGGCATCCGGTCGGGGGTCGCCGGCGGGAGCCGCGCGACGCTGTTCGCCGGCAACGGCATCGTCGCCGACAGCGACCCGGACGACGAGTGGGACGAACTCCAGCCGAAGGTGCGGCCGATCATGGACGAACTGGAGTCCGAATCGGGCGCCGGATCCAACGACTGA
- a CDS encoding NosD domain-containing protein has translation MRTILTILAIAGVVVTGTMVSPAVVTAQESDTQTITSCTTITEPGVYALGNDITNTSADSCIQIESGDVVLDGEGHSLTGDGDGVAVDVTAHEERNQDPYVNVTVRDLQVESWGTGLEFVNTRNATASDVTVTDADIGVRAGSSTAHLPGYDATAHGTTVVDSTVRDVGYGVVGEISNDVEVVDNTVAEYDDVGVRLDVVSNSSFSGNEIVGSNESRDAAIRLGATEDPYDDGSHDNVIESNRIVDSIVDVDLERDSVTRNRVVRNDVTRGGIHVSGSRGPATRTVVAGNELTDSSIDVVLASGVTVEENVLTNPGAAPDESIRLNDAGPVTVRNNSITGASTGILIEHLSKENTVVDNTVTDSDVGVTIQEDSVNNTVEGNTIANNGNGVEISLVDSYEDGTNYVRGNDIVDNENGVFVEATDQPLVVESNQISDNENGIKVQASAVCSAGAEGAELLSVHGNTLADNAAYGVLNENGDVLNATGNFWGASDGPSSADDADAPFEDPVTGELANGSGTAVSEDPNAAGQSNVHFDSWLQQPPEDAGAGNESAS, from the coding sequence ATGCGTACAATACTCACGATACTCGCCATCGCCGGGGTGGTCGTCACCGGGACGATGGTGAGCCCCGCTGTCGTCACGGCCCAGGAATCGGACACGCAGACCATCACCAGTTGTACCACCATCACCGAACCCGGCGTCTACGCGCTCGGGAACGATATCACGAACACCTCCGCCGACTCGTGCATCCAGATCGAGTCCGGTGACGTCGTCCTCGACGGAGAGGGACACTCCCTGACCGGCGACGGTGACGGGGTGGCAGTCGACGTAACCGCGCACGAGGAACGGAATCAGGACCCCTACGTGAACGTCACCGTGCGAGACCTCCAGGTCGAGTCCTGGGGGACCGGTCTCGAGTTCGTCAACACTCGGAACGCCACGGCGAGCGACGTTACGGTCACCGACGCCGACATCGGCGTTCGGGCCGGCAGCTCGACCGCCCACCTGCCCGGGTACGACGCGACCGCTCACGGAACGACCGTCGTCGACTCGACGGTCCGGGACGTCGGCTACGGCGTCGTCGGCGAAATCTCGAACGACGTCGAGGTCGTCGACAACACGGTGGCCGAGTACGACGATGTCGGTGTTCGCCTCGACGTGGTAAGCAACTCCTCGTTCAGCGGGAACGAGATCGTCGGATCGAACGAGTCCCGGGACGCCGCGATCCGTCTCGGCGCCACCGAAGATCCGTACGATGACGGGAGTCACGACAACGTGATCGAATCGAACCGGATCGTCGACTCGATCGTCGACGTCGACCTCGAGCGGGACTCGGTCACCCGCAATCGGGTAGTCCGGAACGACGTCACGCGCGGCGGGATTCATGTCAGCGGGAGCCGCGGCCCGGCCACACGAACCGTCGTCGCGGGCAACGAACTCACCGACAGTAGTATCGACGTCGTATTGGCCTCGGGCGTGACCGTCGAGGAGAACGTGCTGACGAACCCCGGCGCGGCGCCGGACGAGTCCATTCGTCTCAACGACGCGGGTCCCGTCACCGTCCGAAACAACTCGATCACGGGCGCGAGCACCGGCATCCTGATCGAGCACCTCTCGAAGGAGAACACGGTCGTCGACAACACGGTCACCGACAGTGACGTCGGCGTTACGATCCAGGAGGATTCGGTGAACAACACCGTCGAGGGGAACACCATCGCGAACAACGGCAACGGCGTCGAGATCTCCCTCGTCGACTCGTACGAGGACGGGACGAACTACGTTCGCGGGAACGACATCGTGGACAACGAGAACGGCGTCTTCGTCGAGGCGACGGATCAGCCGCTCGTCGTCGAGTCCAACCAGATCAGCGACAACGAGAACGGTATCAAGGTCCAGGCATCCGCCGTCTGTTCGGCCGGCGCCGAGGGTGCAGAACTGCTCTCGGTGCACGGCAACACCCTCGCCGACAACGCGGCGTACGGCGTGCTGAACGAGAACGGGGACGTGCTGAACGCGACGGGGAACTTCTGGGGTGCGAGCGACGGGCCGTCGAGCGCCGACGACGCCGACGCGCCGTTCGAGGACCCCGTGACGGGTGAACTCGCGAACGGCAGCGGCACGGCCGTCTCGGAGGACCCGAACGCCGCCGGACAGTCGAACGTCCACTTCGACTCGTGGCTCCAGCAACCCCCCGAGGACGCGGGTGCTGGTAACGAGTCGGCATCGTAA
- a CDS encoding rhomboid family intramembrane serine protease — translation MNDATLAMRAAVVLAALVALVALALLERARGGNSHGLGTILRRRFVLGVPWGTLTTVAVVLAVYLFVQGGFAHWNSPIVIPFRAWSYLAPLGILTAGLAHGGPGHLLGNLMGTLVLAPLAEYAFGHFAAGRGESTFGAVRRNPYVRAFVVFPALAVLLALVSAAFSLGPVIGFSGVVYSFAGVALLYYPLATVVALSATSVLNLAYQSLRQPVVVASSRPSFYTPWWADIAIQGHALGLLAGILLAAALAARRGDDLPRPRRLALGALLFGVSQSLWTLYWYRGGETYVLYRAVGLSMVLLFAVLLGTLAVGDWRTLRLNPAREFLATLTPQNAAVVCLLVVTAALAGAAIPVNLTTVDDEPLPGDPIEVRGYTVTYAEDVENGMVSVVDVEAFGETTSVNTSGVVVRNPDRGVWTTATTKGRLAFAGRSQVVLGGLGWRDSVTAIRRGYSTPGGDVVYRITLEHDGERRVAYTSPPAEAEPQIDGQNVSVEANGTGFQLVVTRDNESARAPVPSGNETVTAGGLSFVRDGRRVFALTDDNETRVRVATRETYN, via the coding sequence ATGAACGACGCGACGCTGGCGATGCGCGCCGCCGTCGTCCTCGCGGCGCTCGTCGCGCTCGTCGCGCTCGCCCTGCTCGAGCGGGCGCGGGGCGGCAACTCCCACGGCCTGGGTACCATCCTCCGCCGGCGCTTCGTCCTCGGTGTCCCGTGGGGGACGCTGACGACGGTCGCGGTCGTCCTCGCGGTGTACCTCTTCGTCCAGGGCGGCTTCGCCCACTGGAACTCCCCGATCGTCATCCCGTTCCGCGCCTGGTCGTACCTCGCACCCCTCGGAATACTCACGGCGGGGCTGGCACACGGGGGACCGGGTCACCTGCTGGGCAACCTGATGGGGACGCTCGTGCTCGCGCCGCTGGCGGAGTACGCCTTCGGGCACTTCGCGGCCGGGCGCGGCGAGTCGACGTTCGGCGCGGTCCGGCGGAACCCCTACGTCAGGGCGTTCGTCGTCTTCCCGGCGCTCGCGGTGCTGCTCGCGCTCGTCTCCGCCGCCTTCTCGCTCGGGCCGGTCATCGGGTTCTCGGGGGTCGTCTACTCGTTCGCGGGCGTCGCGCTGCTGTACTACCCGCTGGCGACCGTCGTCGCCCTGAGCGCGACGAGCGTGCTGAACCTCGCCTACCAGTCGCTCCGCCAGCCGGTCGTCGTCGCCAGCAGCAGGCCCTCGTTCTACACGCCCTGGTGGGCCGACATCGCCATCCAGGGCCACGCGCTCGGCCTGCTCGCTGGCATCCTCCTCGCCGCCGCGCTCGCGGCCCGCCGGGGCGACGACCTCCCCAGACCTCGGCGGCTCGCGCTCGGCGCGCTCCTCTTCGGCGTCAGCCAGTCGCTCTGGACGTTGTACTGGTACCGCGGTGGCGAGACGTACGTGCTGTACCGCGCGGTCGGCCTCTCGATGGTCCTGCTGTTCGCCGTCCTGCTCGGCACCCTCGCCGTCGGGGACTGGCGGACGCTTCGGCTCAACCCCGCCCGGGAGTTCCTCGCCACGCTGACGCCGCAGAACGCCGCCGTCGTCTGTCTGTTGGTCGTGACCGCCGCGCTCGCGGGAGCCGCCATCCCGGTGAACCTCACGACCGTCGACGACGAGCCGCTACCGGGCGATCCGATCGAGGTCCGGGGGTACACCGTGACGTACGCCGAGGACGTGGAGAACGGGATGGTGTCGGTCGTCGACGTGGAGGCGTTCGGCGAGACGACGAGCGTGAACACCTCCGGCGTCGTCGTCCGCAACCCGGACAGGGGGGTGTGGACGACGGCGACCACGAAGGGCAGGCTGGCGTTCGCCGGCCGGTCGCAGGTCGTCCTCGGCGGCCTCGGCTGGCGCGACAGCGTCACGGCGATCAGGCGGGGCTACTCGACGCCCGGGGGCGACGTCGTCTACCGGATCACCCTCGAACACGACGGCGAACGGCGGGTGGCCTACACGTCACCGCCCGCCGAGGCGGAGCCGCAGATCGACGGGCAGAACGTCTCCGTCGAGGCGAACGGGACGGGGTTCCAGCTCGTCGTGACCCGCGACAACGAGTCCGCTCGCGCGCCCGTTCCCTCCGGGAACGAGACGGTGACCGCCGGCGGCCTCTCGTTCGTCCGTGACGGCCGGCGGGTGTTCGCGCTGACCGACGACAACGAGACGCGCGTTCGCGTGGCGACCCGCGAGACGTACAACTGA